The Candidatus Dojkabacteria bacterium genome contains a region encoding:
- a CDS encoding AAA family ATPase codes for MYDTAQQTQAIIEEIEELKKASATPTIPEKLKDRISRMIERLERMARFGSYSAEFEVVSKYIEQINSIPWTIFTKDTIDLTAAKQLMDKNHHGMEGVKQMILDYLAVMKLKESYQSPQQTNTPVTDTQVLTQAQVSQETPPSLQQSDPWSAAQPIQQEVAWRKTQLTIPAQQSFDSVNNEMPSSQTSSRIDESKLKGASGNAPILCFVGLQGVGKTTMAKSIAQALGRKFTRIPMGALGSVSELRGIPRSKLDADPGFIIKALQRTGSMNPVILLDEIDKTSGHEGLRSDMMAVLLEILDPQQNSHFVDYYIDHPIDLSQVFFITTANTTGTISTALLDRLETIRFTSYSDEEKIVIGKNYLLPRVLESLGLNTQQVVFTEDVWPQIVRPIGFDAGIRQLERNVTKICRHAARQIVESGVAQVTISPQNVREYLPVDVAVLN; via the coding sequence ATGTATGACACTGCCCAACAAACACAAGCAATAATAGAAGAGATCGAAGAATTAAAGAAAGCTTCGGCTACACCAACCATTCCGGAAAAACTTAAAGATCGAATCTCCCGAATGATTGAACGACTTGAGCGTATGGCCCGTTTTGGTAGCTATTCGGCAGAATTTGAAGTCGTTTCAAAATATATCGAACAAATAAACTCTATTCCCTGGACAATCTTTACAAAAGATACCATTGACCTTACAGCCGCCAAACAACTTATGGACAAAAATCACCATGGGATGGAAGGGGTTAAACAAATGATTCTGGACTATTTAGCTGTAATGAAACTAAAGGAAAGTTATCAATCACCGCAACAAACAAATACACCTGTTACAGATACTCAAGTATTGACACAAGCGCAAGTCAGCCAAGAAACGCCTCCGTCATTACAACAGTCAGATCCTTGGTCTGCTGCCCAACCGATCCAGCAGGAAGTTGCATGGCGTAAAACTCAACTAACTATCCCAGCCCAACAATCGTTTGATTCCGTTAACAATGAGATGCCGAGTTCGCAGACCAGTTCCCGAATTGACGAATCTAAGCTAAAAGGTGCATCCGGCAATGCTCCAATACTTTGTTTTGTAGGACTACAGGGTGTTGGAAAAACCACAATGGCAAAATCAATTGCTCAAGCACTTGGTCGAAAGTTTACTCGTATACCCATGGGCGCACTTGGAAGTGTGTCCGAGCTTCGCGGCATTCCACGATCAAAGCTTGATGCAGATCCGGGTTTTATTATTAAAGCACTACAAAGAACAGGATCTATGAACCCCGTTATATTACTTGACGAGATTGACAAAACAAGTGGACACGAAGGTTTAAGAAGCGACATGATGGCAGTCTTGTTGGAAATTCTTGATCCACAACAAAACTCACATTTCGTTGACTATTACATTGACCATCCAATCGATCTTTCACAAGTATTCTTTATTACAACGGCTAATACCACCGGAACCATATCTACAGCGCTTTTGGATAGACTTGAAACAATCCGGTTTACAAGTTATTCCGACGAGGAAAAGATCGTTATCGGTAAAAACTATCTACTCCCAAGGGTATTAGAATCGCTTGGGTTAAACACCCAGCAGGTTGTATTTACTGAAGATGTGTGGCCACAAATTGTAAGACCAATCGGGTTTGATGCAGGAATCCGTCAGCTCGAACGAAACGTCACCAAAATCTGCAGACATGCTGCAAGGCAAATAGTAGAAAGTGGGGTAGCTCAAGTTACCATTAGTCCGCAAAATGTCCGTGAATATCTGCCGGTTGATGTCGCAGTGCTTAATTAG
- a CDS encoding HAD-IA family hydrolase → MKKAVLWDLDNTLYDYDIAHNKSIAAIYNIVSKEYNVSKNIFQQLYELSRREIHIELEGTASSHNRILYFQRIFEHLRNQTNSFTPISAEFILSLYDNYWDVYFDNMILFPNAKEILEQLRIHKIKMAIVSDLTTSIQLRKLKRLGIASYFDEIITSEETGSDKPSSIMFLKALHKLNTLPQDALMIGDNAHTDIEGANAVNIETVLFIKPGNHSINDTEEGYRKAKYVINNLIEVSDIAK, encoded by the coding sequence ATGAAAAAGGCTGTTCTCTGGGACTTAGATAATACTCTCTATGACTACGATATTGCGCACAATAAATCGATCGCCGCCATATACAATATAGTTAGTAAAGAATACAACGTATCTAAAAACATATTCCAACAATTATATGAACTTTCCAGAAGAGAGATCCACATAGAACTTGAAGGCACAGCCAGCTCACACAACAGGATTCTTTATTTTCAACGAATATTCGAACACTTACGCAACCAAACCAATTCTTTCACACCTATTTCTGCGGAATTTATTTTGTCACTTTATGACAACTACTGGGATGTCTATTTTGACAACATGATCCTTTTCCCAAATGCGAAAGAAATACTAGAACAACTAAGGATTCACAAAATTAAAATGGCTATTGTTTCAGATTTAACAACAAGTATTCAGTTAAGAAAACTAAAAAGGCTTGGTATTGCCAGTTATTTTGATGAAATTATCACAAGTGAAGAAACAGGTAGTGATAAACCAAGCTCAATAATGTTTCTTAAAGCCCTTCACAAACTTAACACACTCCCTCAAGATGCCTTAATGATCGGTGACAACGCCCATACAGACATAGAAGGTGCAAACGCTGTAAATATTGAAACGGTATTGTTTATAAAACCAGGCAACCATTCAATAAATGATACAGAAGAAGGATATCGAAAAGCTAAATACGTGATAAATAATTTAATCGAAGTTTCGGATATTGCAAAATAA